In Myripristis murdjan chromosome 5, fMyrMur1.1, whole genome shotgun sequence, the genomic stretch attcttattattctcATTATTTATATGGATATATCGCCACAATATCATGAATTCTTTTGGCCACAATATTTGTGTAATGAAAATCTAATATAGTGACAGCcctaattgaaaaaaaaaagtcttttaaaaGGCGATGCAGTCTTCCACTATCATTTCAGTGGTTAATCCATAGTTTTTAATCAATCAGCTGAAACATCAAAGCACTCTTATATGTTACATGTGATGATAATGTGTATGTGAGTTTATGATTCgtagtgcaaaagaaaaaaaatgaggcagaaataccagaaaatgacaaattaataTAAGTTTTACACAGATGCTCCACatatggtgtttttgttttccccttACCTCAAGCTCTCAGCCCACCCCTCCAGTTCCCTCTGCATTATCCACTgaacaacatcctgaaatatctCATGCTCTCCACCTTCATTTATAAgtcatgttttttcattttaaatgcataCATTAAatactaattattattttacattctcAAAAGGCCACAATACGCACTAGTATTTCATTGATGGCCGCAGCACAAATGAAGAGGAGGCAATGTGTGCTTTGAGGAATTAAAGGAATGTAGCACATGGACATTAACATGGACATCACACAAAATTGCCAAGAAAACTTCAAATACAGATCCCCATCTGTAGGATAACTGCAGATCTTTGTCAGCTGTATTCCTTCATAATAACAAAATGGCTACTGCAGTATGATATAAAAGCAAGTCTCTCCCAAAACTTGAGGCAAGTGAGCCAAGACTCCACTCTAGGGCTTTTTGGAATTAATCTACTGACAATGAGAAGTGCATGTTAACAGAATGTTTACAATGTTCCTCCCTGGCCATGCTTAAATTTACCATCAATAGATCAGCTTCACATTGGTAATGATATAACAACTGGGAGCCTTTGTTCCTATGTTTTCTAAAACTGTTTGGTCTgtctacagtttttttcattcgctttttccagtataatgaaactgggatccactttgtcgtcatcttcacctccaaaccacagcagaagttttcttttgcaaatgtgttcataccttttcattggattcacacatttttcaggctcttttgcacaacacttctcacatgtgtcatttacatggccctgactccattgacttcactgtggtagtcaaaagcaaaacatctgctcacagctgatagaaatgagctgcatcactatgaaatcactagtgcacccgCATCaataccctttccacaaatcaccaatcaccaatcaatcagtatgcacctacaaaaaaggggcctataaattgtattctgttttattttctcaactcctttgagtttttctgtgtaatactgtatgtgacttaccgtatttcagttttccccatcaatacagtacaatttcacttcaaagtctctctgagtttggatgcaattctttattgtaagttcacatttgaatgtgtagctcacaggagaacctggttcaaactgatagctgtattttgtattctgttgtcaACTGTGTTatagtacagtagagctgattgaaggaatctactcatttgggcagaagttgagttgtttgagggaaatattggattttgctacttgctttacaatatgtaactatgtaaattgtcaaaaatatgactgcaatacacacaggaaaaaagtaaggttgaacctgctcagactaaaaaaggtgtgttgcattttggtgttgagtatgaagtgagtgagtggctggattatgtcgcttgactgcaagttgtattgggcggcgacaaaatgtgcttttgctgcatgtttgaaatgttttgtcatggtaagaggcttttgcaaacaaaatgtgttattttgggaagtgcacctctcattaggcctatggattaactgttttgataccagcatttctgagttgacaaaggaggtaaagcgtttgaaaaaaactgtaatatgtatgttttctgtgttataAGAGGGGAAATTCcctataacaataacaataattcttAGAGCACAACATCCTTTGGGCATGTCTTCCTTAGCTCATTATATCCCAATGGTGGACaccatgcatgaaagggttagACTTTACATGCATAATCACATTGTGATCTATTAGGTAGTTGGTAATGAAAACACAATCATATGTTGAAAACACAAACTATTCATTTCTATATTTTGGACATCACAACACGAAGACAGTGTGTGCCTTTGCCAGCACCTGCATGCAGTCCACACCAGCTGCCAAGAAGCATGAAACACAAATGATGAACTTGCTAGCTAGGGTAATGGCAAATGGCAAATTGGCGATAATACTGCAGAATTCTTTGTGTGACCTCTCTGGGGATTTGCTGGCTTGCGCCAATCTTTGGCATTTGAGTACTTGCTGACAGTGATTAGGGCAAGTTTGGAGGGGTTTGGAGAGGATTTGAGGAATGTCGATTGGAAGAATGATgggacacgcacacacgcacgcacacacacacacacacaaactgaaccaaacttTACAGCAACTCGGACCCAAGGCACGTCTGGGGGTTTTCAGGGATGTTGGACACGTCAGTCTTGGTCCTGTGACTCAACGATCTTCCATTCCCAAGATAGGGGTTCAGATTCCAGCCCATGGGCCAATTCGGACTATTCCCAAACGGTCCAATCGACTTGGGACTGTGTCCAATTGACTCAGCAACCCCAAAAATCACTGTGCCAAAGGGAAAGGTGTGGAAATATGGGACACACAAACCCATGCAAAAACCGCAAAGGGggagacacacaagcacatacacaaactgcTCTCCAATTATAGTAGCAGCAGGACCAAGAGATAGACTTAAACAGATCATAATTTGTTCGTTTGAATAATTATCTTTAAACACTGATCTTGtgataaatttgaatttttatttccattcccTTACCACATTTTCTCCATGGCTCAAGAGGGAcattgagattttattttaactttggTGTTTGCCTGCAACTTTAAATGATCTTATGATGCCTCCCCAGGGTTTTGGAGGCTCTGGGGAAGTGGTCAAATTTGATCTAACATTACCACTTGCATTTGCTTTTAAATAGCTGTTTCCTGTGTATTGCTGTGCAGTATTGTTTCACCAATTTAGGACCAGATAGTCTACCTGCAGGGTGTTGGCTTTGTTATTGTGCTCCAATAATGAAATGCACATGGATGGTAAGGATATTTACGTCACAGGCTTCACTGTAGTTACTGTTTAATATCCTAATTACAATGCAATGCTGTGCCAAGTCATAGCCTTTCTAACAACAGCAAGCTTCTTAGATGGGGGATAAGACAAAACTATGAAATGGGAGACTTAGTCCAATGCACATGGAAAAAGTTGAGGGCGCTCTGCTGTAGGCCTACAAAATGAGTCAGTGAGGTCGAATGGCGCACACGGACACCTGGTGGTGATAATGGGTACGGCTGTTTACTGTTATTCCTGAATGGGGGACTGATACACCAGTGCCACATCTAGCGCTGGCCAGCCACACGTTTACCACAGATCGATGCTGGAGGTTTCATTTTTCGAATGAGCTCCTCAGTGAaaactttttgtgtgtttgtttatgtttcatttttttttttttttcatggacaaCAGTCTGCGTAACTTGTTCCACCCTTAACCCCCTGCCGTGAAGATGTTCTGCTAATTCTTTGGATTTACTCCGCCTCTGATTTTGGTTTCTGGGAATTCTATCCGAGCAGCGAACTGCACAACCCAGGCGTTTTAGTGAGCAAGTTATGCTGAAGCCTTCCTCACTTCCAATTCACTTATTTTTCCCGGGCGTAACGTTACACGTTCTGTCAAATGTTTGTGATTATATTGAGACTAAGGCAACATTTGCTGGTTTCTTTTGTGGACTCCTGCGTCTCCTTATATTTTAGCAATGCATAAATGAAtcaaacatacattttcatcACTGAAGACTCGTGTTTTGAGCAACTTTACATCTCTTTAACCTGACACCTGTGTGGAAGCAAGGACGGCAGTGTCATTTAAGACCCCCCAGGTGACCACCGCAGCCATTGCATGACTACACAGCGCTAGCGCATCTGCCGAAGACGCGGCTGCCAGAATGGAAAGTATATTAAATAAAAGTGACTTTTGGCAATTCAACGAAACCTGGCGGAACTCAAGCTTTGGCAATGGGACCGGCGGGATGAATCAGACGAACCCCCTGAAGCGGAATGAAGAGGTGGCGAAGGTGGAGGTGACTGTGCTTGCCCTGGTGCTGTTTCTGGCACTGGCTGGGAACCTGTGCGTCCTGCTGGCCATCCACACCACTAAGCACAGTCAGTCTCGAATGTATTACTTCATGAAACACCTCAGCATCGCCGATTTAGTTGTGGCGATATTTCAAGTTCTCCCTCAGCTTATCTGGGACATTACATTTCGGTTCTATGGACCGGACATTCTGTGCAGGTTGGTGAAGTACCTACAGGTCGTTGGGATGTTCGCCTCCACGTACATGCTCGTTTTGATGTCCGTGGATAGGTGCTTAGCGATTTGTCAGCCGCTTCGCTCTctgcacaaaagaaaagacCGTTTTTATGTGATATTCTCCTGGGCGCTGAGCTTGCTGTTCAGTATCCCACAGATGTACATCTTTTCCCTGAGGGAGGTCGGGTCAGCTGGATCTGGAGTGTATGACTGCTGGGGTGACTTCGTGCAGCCTTGGGGAGCCAAAGCTTACATCACCTGGATCAGTCTCGCCATTTATATCGTTCCAGTGGCCATTCTGAGCATTTGCTATGGGTTAATAAGCTTCAAAATATGGCAAAATTTTAAACTGAAAACTAAGCGAGACCAGTGTATCAGCCTTACGCCCAAGACCTCAAATTGTAGCACACTCGCCCGTGTGAGCAGCGTCAAGCTCATCTCCAAAGCGAAAATAACTACAGTGAAAATGACTTTTGTGATCGTCTTGGCTTATATCATCTGCTGGACCCCTTTTTTCTCCGTTCAGATGTGGTCGGCGTGGGATCCAGCAGCGCCCCGTGAGGGTAGGTCCAATTTTTAAGTTGATCATTATTTATCCAGTGCGCGCAAAGGCTGAGCACATGCAGGCGAATGTCCCTGGCACATTTTAAACACTTGAGCACTGCGGTATGTGCCAGTTTACATGACAGTGGACGGACAAAAATTTATCTGGCGACAGTGTTACAAGTGATATCATTTCATGCGTCTTTCTTGGTGCGTGTCATCGCTCCTTTTACGCACGCATTTGTGAAGATGAAGGGGCTCACTCAGTATGCAGGCTGAGCAGACAGACTATACTGGTGCCACAAACGCACCCTGATTCTCTCCTTCACATCCACTGGCTTCTTAGTAAAGAGTTAAATTTAGATTTACCCCCAACCAATGATGGGTGGGTGATATACGTGATGAGTGAACCAATGATAAAATTATATCATTgattttctaaaaataaatggcTCTGCATATACATCCATCAGTTGCATACCTCTTAGTAACATTTGCATCACTCTCTTGCCATCAGGTAGAACTCACTAGATCACATTAGACAGTTTTAAGACAAAACCCCTCATTTCTAAATTGCAGACGATTGTTTTAAAGAATGAAAACTAGATAAAGAAATCTGCAAGCGACCCCTGGTTCCTCACAGGCTGTAGTGAACATTGATTGATGATTAGCCATGGCTAATCATTAATCAAATTAGTGCGCTCGACAGCGCGCTAAGCAGGTTTATTTGTGCCTGTAAGGCAAGTCAGAGCGCATCGTTGACATTTAACCACAATAGGATAAGTAACCATGAATCTGCTCCTTATACAGTATGTATTGATCTCTATATTGGACCTTGACCACATCTTTGCAACGACAGAACATTTAACGTAGCAGTCTCATTTGCCACATTAAACGCTTTCaccttttacattttggcaTCTGTccttggaaaatataaaatgaaactgtATCTTTCTTATTGTTTCATGctttattatttcaatttcatctgtttgtttgagGGGTCATTGTTCTTCTGGAAAAGTGAAGGCAAGTGCGAATGTGATTCTGGTAATACCTTGGAGGACtatgcagaataataataataattgtttgcATATCCTGgcaaatgaaatataaaatttaattacaaaaaaataatatttttttttttgtaatatattttttccaaacaaagatTCTGTCCTTCAGTTTAAAAATCATTACTGGGCCTTAGACAAATACCATTTGGGGAAGATTGCAGCTGTTAAGTCCCAACACATACAGacaatatgaagaaaaacactttcaacaGAAATAACACATAGTTGAGGGGAAGGCATATAGGCCTAGTACTTTctcagtaacaacaacaacccagAAAAACAATACTGTCTGGAAGGTTCCAGATGGGTGGAGAGTCAACACACTGCTCTGGGTTTCTGTGTGAGGTTCCACCATTCtggctctgtgttgctgttgtgatCCTcttgcagcagcatcacactgCCTGTTATCCTGTGATGACAAACTCTTTAAGCTTAACACTTAACACAGTACAGTTAATTGCTTCAAAACAGTGGGGACAATTTCAACTCTGCATCAATGAGGTATACAATGAGGAGATATGTGTCAGAATGCAGTAATTAAGGCAATAACAAGAATTGGGTCTGATGGTATAAATTATATAACATAGCTCAAATGGCACTTCTTTGGTCCAACCAAGCAAATAAAGAGGAAATGGACAATAGTGCTGCCATTGAATGGAAGAAAAAGTAATTCAACCATTTTATTTGGCAAAGCCTCCATTAGTGCAATGGAACATGATGTTGCAGCCAGAACAATTGGCCTCCCTGCATATGAAGGGGAAAGCCAGGGCTCTGGCAGCGACACGTGCAAGTGTTTGTGTACAGcacctgtgaatgtgtgtgcgtgcagataATGTGGCCATTAAGTCGCTTCCAGCACAATGAGTTGAGACCAGAGAGCTTATATAACAGAAGGCTTTCTCCAAGGGGAGCATTAATACTTTGCTAATGTTTATCAAGGGGTATATCACACTCATTATTACAGGCAATTACTGCTTCCTACAGGTAAGCTGCTGGGAGCTATCACACTCACATTATGGACCAGGCATTAAGACTGTGACATTACTACCTGAATTTTTCCATGAGGAACATATCCTTCCTGCAAGTGTGAAATATAGCCTTGTTAGCATTTCTGGACTTGTTGACACTTATTCTCtttacttccttttttttttttttttttttttttttaccagggTGCAGGACAAAAATGCCCATTGTTTCAGCATGTTTGTGATTGATTATTTCCACCATCAGAAGTTATTAACCATGGGTTCCCCTGGGATCATATCTAATAAAGATATAATTTTTGTTCTATTTTCATCATAgatcaaaatgacaaattatcATGTTGACGTTTCCTCCTTCCAGCATCTGTTTTTTTCGGAAAGGACTCTCTCAGCAGAAACAGActgcacaaacagcagcacacagcgGTATCCCTGAGTGAAGCTACATGTGTTTTCCCagaattcctcctccaccatgaTGTATCACACCACAACAGATCCTGTAATCATGGGTTTTGAGGATTGCACTGGCACTGATGAAGAAGTTTAGACAAGTTATCCCCCATGAATGATGCAACCAGCTCTTGGTTGCATCATTACCAATTACTGTCAAGGTGCATTGTTCCTTCATCAAATATGGCAATGGTGATCTGGCAATTATGGCTTTCACAGTCTGAAATTGTGACATGTGGTTACAGCATTCACATTAGGCCAATCACTGTAATCAGAGGATTTAACAGCCTAAAAGACAATAGTCTGCGATCCCCAAACAGtccaaacataaacaacaagttGCTCTCACCATCTGTCGTGTGGCCCCTCTTAGTAGTGGTGAATGTGATCTCTTAAACAGGAAGAGCACAGTTTGAAAATGCATCTCCCCTCCAAGTTGTGTTAGGCGAGTGGTGTGTGACATATCACCACAGACATCACATCAGACAGAATGATCGATGGGTTTCATTGTGCAAAGAACAAAATCACTTGAAGGTTACACCCTCACTCAGATATCCAAGCAAACTCCTGAATCACTTTGAACACAAACATCTCCTCTCTGCAAAGTGTTACGTCCTCAGCCTCTGATGCTGACTCACCCTCTGTGTGCTGTTGATTTGCATCAAAGCACTTGGACATGAAGCCCAGTTCCCTCTGAGTCTCAAATATTGATAAAAGATCAAAtcatacacagtgtgtgttgtgacgACCAATGAGAAATGCAATACTATGGGACCtccaaaaattattttatttatgttgttgAAATCTTAATATAAATGTGAGGTTATTGTAGGTGTTTCTTAAGGAAAATAGAATTGGCTCGATGTCTTCCCCTTCATTAATTGGCTGTCAGTGTCAGCTGTTACAGTCAAGCAGATTGACCCACCAGGGGATGATTATTATGTCTTCCCTTTTGCTGCG encodes the following:
- the oxtra gene encoding oxytocin receptor, with product MESILNKSDFWQFNETWRNSSFGNGTGGMNQTNPLKRNEEVAKVEVTVLALVLFLALAGNLCVLLAIHTTKHSQSRMYYFMKHLSIADLVVAIFQVLPQLIWDITFRFYGPDILCRLVKYLQVVGMFASTYMLVLMSVDRCLAICQPLRSLHKRKDRFYVIFSWALSLLFSIPQMYIFSLREVGSAGSGVYDCWGDFVQPWGAKAYITWISLAIYIVPVAILSICYGLISFKIWQNFKLKTKRDQCISLTPKTSNCSTLARVSSVKLISKAKITTVKMTFVIVLAYIICWTPFFSVQMWSAWDPAAPREAMPFIISMLLASLNSCCNPWIYMCFAGHLFQDLRQNFICCSARYLKSSQCHFEHDFDSSHKSNSSTFAIKSTSSQRSITQTSTT